In Candidatus Poribacteria bacterium, the genomic stretch CAGGCGCGCTGCTCCGACTGGACGGCGCATTCCCGACACGCTCGGACGCGCAGGAGATCGTCTCTGCGCTGGGCGATCTGCGCCGTGAGGGCAAGCGCGTTGTCGCGTACGCGGATGCCTATTCGGGATCCGCCTACCTGCTGGCGGCTGCCGGCGCGGACGAAGTGCTCCTGTCACCGCTGGGCATGGTGGACCTGGTCGGCGTGTCCGTCCAGGTGACGCACTACTTCGACCTGATGGAGAAGATCGGCGTCCGCGCGGACCTGCTCCGCGCCGGCAACTACAAGACCGCCGTCGAGCCTTTTACGCAGTCCGAGATGTCACCCGAAGCGCGCGAGATGTACGACCGACTGCTGGACGATCTCTACGGTCAACTCGTGGACGGCGTCGCGTCGGGACGCAAGCTCAGCGGCGAACAGGTTCGGTCGCTCATCGACGGCGGGCCCTACACGGCGCGCGAGGCGCAGACGGCGAAGCTGGTGGACGACCTGATCTACCCCGACGAGCTCGAAAGCCGCATCGAGGACGTTCTGGACGAAGACATTGAGATCGACGAAGGGCAGCCGAAGGCGCGGCAGCGAGTCGGCGGACTCCGAGGGCTCCTGCGGATGCTGTCCAACGCCGGATCGGGCCCCTCGACGCACCGATCCCGGCGCGACAAACTCGCGCTCATCCGCGTTTCCGGCGTCATCGTTGCCGGTGGATCGGCGAGCCCTCTCGGCATGGGCGGGTTCTGCGGCGCCGATGACATCGTCGATGCCCTGAATGAAGCCGAGGACGATCCGACGGTCAAAGCCGTTGTGCTGCGGATCGACAGCCCGGGCGGCTCGGCACAGGCTTCAGACATGATCTGGCGCGCCGTCAAGAAGACCTCTCAGGCGAAGCCGGTCGTGGCGTCGATGGGCTCCGTGGCAGCGTCCGGCGGGTACTACGTCGCGATGGCAGCGGACGAAGTGCTGGCGAGCGAAGGGACGATCACCGGAAGCGTCGGCGTGTTCGGCGGCAAGTTCTCGTTCGCGGGGCTCTACGACAAGATCGGCGTCCGCAAGACGGTTCTCAAGCGCGGCGAGAACGTCACCATCGACGACGAGGGCGCTCCCTTCTCCGATTCCGAACGCGAACGCATCCAGGCGCTCATCGACGACACGTACCGCGAGTTCGTGACGAAGGCAGCGGACGACCGCGAGAAGACGTTCGCCGAGATGGACGAGTTGGCGCAAGGCAAAGTCTGGACCGGCAAGGAGGCGCTCAGCCACGGTCTCGTGGACACGGTGGGCGGCTTGTCGGACGCCTTCAAGACCGCCAAGGAACGCGCTGGCTACTCGCCCGACACGAAGTTCGAGCTGCTGGAGCTCCCGGAACCGGTGTCGCTGTTCGAGCTCCTCCTCGGAGGAGCGAGCGCCCGCGCCGACTGGCTCGGGCTCCGGGCGTGGGAGCGCGCCGCGCGTGCTCTCGATCGCGCAGCGCTCGAACGGGCGTGGGCGCTCCTGCCCGTCTCGATCCGCTGATCGGGAGCCGAGGAGGGTTCCGCTGACACGCGTTAAGGTCTGTGGCATCACGAGCCTCGACGACGCGCTCATGTGCGTCGACGCCGGCGCGCACGCGCTGGGCTTCAACTTCTGGCAGGGAAGCCGTCGTGTCGTCTCGC encodes the following:
- the sppA gene encoding signal peptide peptidase SppA, translated to MAASTVRTVTAKLAIFVCAALLALGSACGSSERPSSSGLRRIVWVDVAEPADSSLAGLLGTEEPDHDVWRIVRQLRAAAEDENVAGALLRLDGAFPTRSDAQEIVSALGDLRREGKRVVAYADAYSGSAYLLAAAGADEVLLSPLGMVDLVGVSVQVTHYFDLMEKIGVRADLLRAGNYKTAVEPFTQSEMSPEAREMYDRLLDDLYGQLVDGVASGRKLSGEQVRSLIDGGPYTAREAQTAKLVDDLIYPDELESRIEDVLDEDIEIDEGQPKARQRVGGLRGLLRMLSNAGSGPSTHRSRRDKLALIRVSGVIVAGGSASPLGMGGFCGADDIVDALNEAEDDPTVKAVVLRIDSPGGSAQASDMIWRAVKKTSQAKPVVASMGSVAASGGYYVAMAADEVLASEGTITGSVGVFGGKFSFAGLYDKIGVRKTVLKRGENVTIDDEGAPFSDSERERIQALIDDTYREFVTKAADDREKTFAEMDELAQGKVWTGKEALSHGLVDTVGGLSDAFKTAKERAGYSPDTKFELLELPEPVSLFELLLGGASARADWLGLRAWERAARALDRAALERAWALLPVSIR